The Cloacibacillus sp. An23 genome includes a window with the following:
- a CDS encoding type I restriction endonuclease: MELIDSIKVIAQRYKQMQGSIQTEEAAKTALVMPFIQALGYDVFNPSEVVPEFVADIVDRKGEKIDYAIMKDGAPIMLIECKWTGTDLTADNRAQLARYFMVVPARIGVLTNGVDYEFYSDLDEAQKLDNKPFLKFNINEVNDAVIRELKKFCKSSFDIDSIIPAAEELKYTNELKKYLLDMLNEPNDEFVKFMSRKVYDGRLTSGLMEKFTNITKRAFGQFISERVSDRLTSALKEEKDASKAKEETPQEPEQPESEDEIVTTQEEIDAYNIVKAILCKTAPVNRLILHDYKGHCSVCLDDRQKWTICRIRIQKRSKSIDTFEESKEGVRHTIETLDDIYNFADALIATATRYVAESTEKKG; encoded by the coding sequence ATGGAGCTAATAGATTCAATAAAGGTAATTGCACAACGCTACAAACAGATGCAAGGAAGCATCCAGACCGAAGAGGCTGCAAAGACCGCTCTCGTCATGCCCTTTATTCAAGCGCTGGGCTACGACGTATTTAATCCCTCCGAAGTCGTACCTGAGTTTGTTGCGGACATCGTGGATAGGAAAGGCGAAAAAATCGACTACGCTATTATGAAAGACGGCGCGCCGATTATGCTCATTGAATGTAAGTGGACTGGTACAGATTTAACGGCTGACAACAGAGCACAGCTCGCGCGCTATTTCATGGTTGTTCCTGCTCGTATCGGCGTGTTGACCAATGGCGTAGATTATGAATTTTATTCAGATCTTGATGAAGCGCAGAAGCTCGATAATAAACCTTTCTTAAAATTTAACATCAACGAAGTAAATGACGCCGTTATACGTGAGCTGAAAAAGTTCTGCAAAAGCTCTTTTGACATTGATTCCATTATTCCCGCCGCTGAAGAACTGAAATATACGAACGAACTCAAAAAGTATTTACTTGATATGCTTAATGAGCCGAATGATGAGTTTGTAAAGTTCATGTCCCGTAAGGTCTATGATGGGCGGCTTACGTCTGGACTCATGGAAAAGTTTACAAATATAACCAAACGGGCATTTGGACAGTTCATCAGCGAGCGCGTGAGCGATAGGCTAACCTCCGCGCTAAAAGAAGAAAAAGATGCTTCAAAGGCAAAAGAAGAAACTCCACAAGAGCCAGAACAGCCAGAAAGTGAGGACGAAATAGTTACGACACAAGAAGAAATAGATGCTTACAATATAGTCAAGGCTATCCTTTGTAAAACCGCCCCCGTCAATCGGCTGATACTACACGATTATAAAGGGCATTGTAGTGTCTGTCTTGATGATAGACAGAAGTGGACAATCTGCCGTATCCGTATCCAGAAACGTTCAAAATCAATAGATACTTTTGAGGAAAGCAAAGAAGGCGTTCGCCATACCATAGAAACCCTTGACGACATATACAATTTTGCCGATGCGCTCATTGCCACAGCCACCAGATATGTAGCCGAGAGCACCGAGAAGAAAGGCTAG
- a CDS encoding ParB N-terminal domain-containing protein, translated as MQKPIYELKENPLSIAIYGETEDVCDLVEAIKAEGILTDLIIKPDGTILSGHRRYRAARLAGLITVPVKVMTPRDAVQEERWIIFMNRQRKKTPGQQLKEIERLRTLFEREGLQRMSEAAKEERASRKLKATEGKNEALLETNKPSNKTETPVAEPEFNIEEIYEGAIERTAEKESQTQHSAIESTPSEGQSTPSAAQSQPLGRQSTPKPAPINMRKKIAHEMGVSENYVHQLQTVGEAVKAGVPEAKEALDRANRGEITVNRAYEITKKATTPEKPIQIPFSEGAAAIPGTALHEFYKRAKPVGAWVEELKSQLRHDSPDMTLSTAYSLSGFVAVELLRYRELSAEIEDYIARHGGEDIEQDEDEY; from the coding sequence GTGCAGAAACCGATTTACGAGCTCAAAGAGAACCCGCTGTCTATCGCGATATACGGCGAGACGGAGGACGTGTGCGACCTTGTTGAGGCTATCAAGGCCGAAGGGATTCTCACGGATTTGATAATCAAGCCGGACGGCACAATCCTTTCAGGCCACCGCAGATACCGTGCGGCGCGACTGGCGGGGCTTATCACCGTTCCCGTGAAGGTAATGACGCCGCGCGACGCCGTGCAGGAAGAGCGCTGGATTATCTTCATGAACAGGCAAAGGAAGAAGACGCCGGGACAGCAACTCAAAGAGATTGAGCGACTGCGGACGCTGTTTGAGCGTGAAGGGCTTCAACGAATGTCAGAAGCCGCAAAAGAAGAGCGTGCATCACGAAAACTCAAGGCGACGGAAGGGAAAAACGAGGCTTTGTTGGAAACCAACAAACCCTCAAATAAAACCGAAACACCTGTCGCAGAACCCGAGTTCAATATCGAAGAAATTTACGAGGGCGCGATTGAGCGAACCGCTGAAAAAGAATCGCAAACGCAACATTCAGCGATTGAATCAACACCTTCTGAAGGTCAATCAACACCTTCGGCGGCGCAATCACAACCTTTAGGGCGTCAATCAACACCTAAGCCCGCGCCAATCAACATGCGTAAGAAAATCGCGCATGAGATGGGCGTTTCAGAGAACTACGTCCACCAGCTCCAGACCGTCGGCGAGGCCGTCAAAGCCGGAGTGCCTGAAGCCAAAGAAGCGCTCGACCGCGCTAACAGGGGCGAGATAACAGTAAACCGCGCCTACGAGATAACGAAGAAAGCCACAACGCCGGAGAAGCCGATACAGATTCCGTTCTCCGAAGGAGCGGCGGCGATACCGGGCACGGCCCTGCACGAGTTCTATAAACGTGCGAAGCCAGTCGGCGCATGGGTGGAAGAGCTCAAATCGCAGCTTCGGCACGATTCGCCGGACATGACGCTGAGCACGGCTTACAGCTTATCGGGGTTTGTAGCGGTCGAGCTTTTGAGATATCGGGAACTCAGCGCCGAGATAGAAGACTATATCGCAAGACACGGAGGCGAAGACATTGAGCAGGACGAAGACGAATACTAA
- a CDS encoding FeoA family protein codes for MLLKDAQIGLTYVVESMSLPFQLERRLEALGMTRETSVSVLNRKGDGILIIKLRGTRFALGRNITRNIEVRPEQ; via the coding sequence ATGCTTTTGAAGGACGCGCAAATCGGGCTGACATACGTCGTTGAGAGTATGTCCTTGCCCTTTCAGCTTGAACGCAGGCTAGAAGCGCTCGGGATGACAAGAGAAACGTCCGTCTCCGTCCTTAACAGGAAGGGCGACGGCATTCTTATCATAAAGCTGCGCGGGACGCGCTTCGCGCTCGGGCGTAATATTACAAGAAACATCGAAGTGAGACCGGAACAATGA
- a CDS encoding ribosomal protein L7/L12, with amino-acid sequence MADKNVVTAGAYKGAKLVIRGIMSKELRLEEQKLFGAKRFTLNRQTVRKVGIIDTDTTKSASSALLRGGAGVVLLGGVGIAAALSAKNKKTHQVMITFSDNKECVAVVDGDVLTMLQDLILNSQGVDRNFDFYEGRHRNDDEDDYEDDEPVQQPQPSAPSSDLAGQLAQLAALKNAGALTEEEFAKAKARLLDSNSSSASKAPEKIPQHDELFDVILTEHSTDFNERINLIKAMRSVIKLGMREAKEAVDNTPSTIARGVSREKAEQIREAAENNGGEVEIKKA; translated from the coding sequence ATGGCAGACAAGAATGTCGTAACTGCGGGCGCTTATAAAGGCGCAAAGTTAGTGATTCGCGGCATAATGTCTAAGGAGTTACGTCTTGAAGAGCAAAAACTTTTCGGCGCGAAGCGTTTTACATTAAACCGTCAGACTGTGCGGAAGGTCGGCATCATCGACACAGACACGACAAAGAGCGCGTCTTCTGCTCTTCTGCGAGGCGGCGCTGGGGTTGTGTTGCTCGGCGGTGTCGGAATTGCGGCGGCTCTATCTGCCAAGAACAAAAAGACTCACCAAGTTATGATTACGTTCAGCGACAATAAAGAATGTGTCGCTGTCGTTGACGGCGATGTGCTTACAATGCTGCAAGATTTAATTCTAAACTCTCAGGGTGTAGACCGGAACTTTGATTTTTACGAAGGCCGCCATCGCAACGACGATGAGGACGACTACGAAGACGATGAGCCGGTACAGCAGCCGCAGCCTTCCGCGCCTTCGTCGGATTTAGCCGGACAGCTTGCGCAGCTCGCGGCGCTTAAGAATGCGGGGGCGCTTACTGAGGAAGAGTTTGCGAAAGCAAAAGCCCGACTGCTAGACAGTAATTCTTCTTCGGCATCAAAAGCGCCAGAAAAAATACCCCAGCATGACGAGCTTTTCGACGTAATATTAACCGAGCATAGTACTGATTTTAATGAACGAATCAACCTTATAAAAGCTATGCGAAGCGTTATAAAACTAGGCATGCGCGAGGCGAAGGAAGCCGTAGACAACACGCCGTCCACGATAGCGCGCGGCGTATCGCGTGAAAAGGCCGAGCAGATACGTGAAGCAGCTGAAAATAACGGCGGCGAAGTTGAAATAAAAAAGGCATAG
- the feoB gene encoding ferrous iron transport protein B encodes MSEQMTIGFIGNPNCGKTTLFNAYTGANLKVANWPGVTVEKVEGAIKDHDVDIRLVDLPGTYSLTSYTMEETVSRSFIMSGEVDVVINVVDASALERSLYLTLQLLELGRPVVLALNMMDIVEKRGMEIDLHRLPEMLGIPVIPVSARKRRGLDVLLHAAIHHKDHNTTDRLIHIHKYTSKHEHDHHSEFAMVYSDAIEDKIDQIIPELKRRYPNLVNYRWHALKLLEGDKEISAKYPVDMPDVLDGNYESDIINQKYDFISEIIKEVMLHKERQDMLTENADRILTSRVWSIPIFLGLMAVIFFLTFTVGDWIKGYFESGIDWISGAAGGLLGAAGAGEVVSSLVIDGIIAGVGSIVTFLPNILIMFLCLALLEDSGYMARVAYVMEDVMSKLGLSGKAFIPMLLGFGCTVPAIMASRALENERDRYKVMLVTPFMSCNARLTIYILFSEMFFAEDAMIVAYSMYLIGIAVAIAVSAVIHLIDKKNNVNYLLIELPEYKTPDSRTVAIYVWEKVKDYLGKAGTTIFVATLIIWALLNFGPDGYSADMSKSFGASIGKLLTPFFRPIGLGFWQIDVALIAGISAKEVVVSSCAVLFGIVNASSPDGMSAFAQELQAIGFTRLNAYCMMVFCLLYIPCAATLSTIRKESNSWSWMGFAAFFQLAVAWLVTFAVYQAGLILIG; translated from the coding sequence ATGAGCGAACAAATGACGATAGGGTTCATAGGGAACCCCAACTGCGGCAAGACGACTCTTTTCAACGCCTATACCGGGGCCAACCTCAAAGTGGCGAACTGGCCGGGGGTCACGGTCGAAAAAGTAGAGGGAGCTATCAAGGATCACGACGTCGATATACGGCTCGTAGACCTTCCAGGGACGTACAGCCTTACCTCGTACACGATGGAGGAGACCGTATCCCGCAGCTTCATCATGAGCGGCGAGGTGGACGTCGTCATCAACGTCGTAGACGCTTCGGCGCTCGAGCGCAGCCTTTATCTGACGCTCCAGCTGCTTGAGCTCGGGCGTCCCGTAGTGCTGGCGCTGAATATGATGGACATAGTGGAAAAGCGCGGAATGGAGATCGACCTCCACAGGCTGCCGGAGATGCTCGGCATTCCCGTAATACCTGTATCGGCGAGAAAACGCCGCGGACTCGACGTGCTTCTTCACGCCGCTATACACCACAAAGATCACAACACTACTGACAGACTGATACACATCCACAAATATACTTCAAAACACGAGCACGACCACCACTCGGAATTCGCCATGGTCTACTCAGACGCCATCGAGGACAAAATCGACCAGATCATCCCCGAGCTGAAAAGACGGTATCCAAATCTGGTCAACTACCGCTGGCACGCGCTGAAGCTGCTTGAGGGCGACAAGGAGATAAGCGCGAAGTATCCAGTTGATATGCCGGACGTTCTGGATGGAAATTACGAGTCCGACATCATAAATCAGAAATACGACTTCATCAGCGAAATCATCAAGGAAGTCATGCTCCACAAGGAACGCCAGGACATGCTCACGGAAAACGCCGACAGAATACTGACGAGCAGGGTGTGGAGCATCCCGATATTCCTCGGGCTCATGGCCGTCATTTTCTTCCTGACCTTTACGGTCGGCGACTGGATAAAGGGATACTTCGAGTCCGGCATCGACTGGATATCAGGCGCAGCCGGAGGGCTGCTCGGCGCGGCAGGCGCGGGCGAGGTCGTCTCGTCGCTCGTGATAGACGGGATAATCGCAGGCGTCGGCAGCATCGTGACCTTCCTTCCGAACATCCTTATAATGTTCCTCTGTCTCGCTCTGCTCGAAGACAGCGGCTATATGGCGCGCGTCGCCTACGTAATGGAAGACGTGATGAGCAAGCTTGGACTCTCTGGCAAGGCCTTCATACCGATGCTGCTCGGCTTCGGCTGCACAGTGCCCGCAATAATGGCATCGCGCGCGCTCGAGAACGAACGCGACCGATATAAGGTCATGCTCGTCACTCCATTCATGAGCTGCAACGCCCGCCTGACAATCTACATCCTTTTCTCTGAAATGTTCTTCGCCGAAGACGCGATGATAGTCGCCTACTCTATGTATCTGATCGGAATAGCCGTAGCTATCGCAGTCTCCGCCGTCATCCACCTGATCGATAAGAAAAACAACGTCAACTACCTGCTGATAGAACTTCCTGAGTATAAGACGCCCGACTCGAGAACGGTCGCGATTTACGTATGGGAAAAGGTCAAGGATTACCTCGGCAAGGCCGGGACTACGATTTTCGTAGCTACGCTTATCATATGGGCGCTGCTGAACTTCGGTCCTGACGGCTACTCCGCCGACATGTCCAAAAGCTTCGGGGCCTCTATAGGAAAGCTGCTCACGCCGTTCTTCAGGCCGATAGGCCTCGGCTTCTGGCAGATAGACGTCGCGCTGATCGCGGGTATATCCGCGAAAGAAGTCGTCGTGTCGAGCTGCGCAGTCCTCTTCGGCATCGTCAACGCCAGCTCCCCCGACGGCATGTCGGCTTTCGCCCAGGAGCTTCAGGCAATCGGCTTCACGCGGCTGAACGCCTACTGCATGATGGTGTTCTGCCTGCTCTACATACCGTGCGCGGCGACGCTGAGCACGATACGCAAAGAGTCGAACAGCTGGAGCTGGATGGGCTTCGCCGCATTCTTTCAGCTCGCGGTGGCGTGGCTGGTGACGTTCGCGGTCTATCAGGCCGGCTTAATACTCATAGGCTGA
- a CDS encoding LexA family transcriptional regulator, whose amino-acid sequence MFSVAERLKALRESNNMTQKQLADLVGVAQVMISKYEKGLKKPGFETTQRLAKVFDVSTDYLMGVTDHPRNASPVFAAMLREFIEEDVARLDEIANRTNIPREDIERYAKGEIEPAGGRMRIITQAMESMGWRPRLKYKEPQEKSNVRKVKTIAVPVTSMEFIASCGTGAGLYGVEATPNDIVYIDPSDIQHYDDLDPPFGIHIEGESMVGAGLDEGCIAVVNPADEVISGEMALVVWNDNWFIKWVMWFPDGSVELRSANPAYAPIRIEKEYATQKEWFWVRGKVVSIIRKNKPPRAF is encoded by the coding sequence ATGTTTTCTGTCGCAGAAAGATTAAAAGCCTTACGAGAGTCCAATAACATGACACAAAAGCAACTTGCCGATTTGGTCGGGGTTGCTCAGGTAATGATTTCAAAATACGAGAAAGGGTTGAAAAAGCCTGGCTTTGAAACAACTCAAAGACTTGCCAAGGTCTTTGATGTAAGCACAGATTATTTGATGGGCGTGACAGACCACCCTCGCAACGCCTCGCCAGTATTCGCCGCCATGCTGCGCGAATTTATTGAAGAAGACGTAGCACGCCTCGACGAGATTGCAAATCGCACCAACATTCCGCGCGAGGATATTGAGCGCTATGCCAAAGGCGAGATAGAACCAGCAGGCGGGCGTATGCGTATCATCACGCAGGCTATGGAGTCTATGGGGTGGAGGCCGAGGCTGAAATACAAAGAGCCTCAAGAAAAATCAAACGTTAGAAAAGTCAAGACCATCGCCGTCCCCGTAACCAGCATGGAGTTTATAGCAAGCTGTGGGACAGGTGCCGGGCTGTACGGAGTGGAAGCTACGCCGAACGATATTGTGTATATCGACCCATCGGACATACAGCATTACGACGATCTAGACCCGCCCTTCGGAATACACATAGAAGGCGAGAGCATGGTAGGAGCAGGCCTTGATGAAGGGTGTATCGCAGTCGTAAATCCTGCTGACGAAGTAATAAGCGGAGAAATGGCTCTTGTCGTCTGGAACGATAACTGGTTTATAAAGTGGGTAATGTGGTTCCCGGACGGCTCAGTCGAGCTACGCTCAGCAAATCCTGCATACGCACCTATACGGATAGAGAAAGAATACGCAACGCAAAAAGAGTGGTTTTGGGTAAGAGGTAAAGTCGTATCAATAATAAGAAAAAACAAGCCGCCGAGGGCTTTTTAA
- a CDS encoding integrase arm-type DNA-binding domain-containing protein: MALTEKTLAKEIKKAMESGRRGTIMDEGGLFLEVFPQTGHKSWRIRYSLHGKEKKKKIGEYPLMSLKEARAIRDEARAKILRGINPETPDIEKVKLKDVYAEWIEKRLCKECTPTHVYKTGLRMKRVLAEYGEYPIGAVTSSELVRVLHEIQDEGHVETAHMVRQLCGQMFRYAIAAGYTKYDPTYALRGALTRVVSKNLARITEPEEVGRFLRDIRDRVNSPTMKIMLQMHAYTFVRPGEIRRAEWSEFDLKHKEWRIPAEKMKMRRPHIVPLASQVIALLDDLRVMTGHGRYLFHGLCSWDGSRCISEGAENKILREHGYGHDVMVAHGFRGMASTLLNSSMLFRPDVIEVQLSHIDHNTVRLTYNDADYMEQRRVMMQWYADYLDSLRDGTPIPPKP, translated from the coding sequence GTGGCTCTGACTGAAAAAACGCTTGCAAAAGAGATAAAAAAAGCGATGGAATCCGGCAGGCGGGGCACCATCATGGACGAAGGAGGACTGTTTCTTGAGGTGTTCCCGCAGACCGGGCATAAGTCATGGCGGATAAGGTACTCTCTTCACGGAAAAGAGAAAAAGAAGAAAATCGGGGAATATCCGTTAATGTCGCTCAAAGAAGCGCGTGCGATACGTGACGAAGCTCGCGCGAAAATTCTACGCGGAATAAACCCCGAGACGCCGGACATAGAGAAAGTAAAGCTCAAAGATGTCTATGCCGAGTGGATAGAAAAGCGTTTATGCAAAGAATGCACGCCAACGCACGTTTATAAAACCGGGCTGCGTATGAAGCGCGTGCTTGCTGAATACGGCGAGTATCCGATCGGAGCGGTTACGAGCAGCGAGCTTGTCCGTGTGCTGCATGAAATCCAAGACGAAGGACACGTAGAAACGGCTCACATGGTGCGTCAGCTCTGCGGGCAGATGTTCCGTTACGCAATAGCGGCCGGATATACAAAATATGACCCGACATATGCGCTTCGCGGCGCGCTCACTAGAGTTGTGTCGAAGAATCTGGCGCGCATTACGGAGCCGGAGGAAGTCGGCCGGTTCCTACGAGATATACGGGATAGAGTTAATTCGCCCACAATGAAAATCATGCTGCAAATGCACGCCTATACCTTTGTCCGTCCCGGAGAAATTCGGCGCGCCGAATGGAGTGAGTTTGACTTAAAACATAAAGAGTGGCGAATCCCTGCGGAAAAAATGAAAATGCGCCGCCCTCATATCGTCCCGCTCGCTAGCCAGGTAATAGCCCTGCTTGATGACTTGCGCGTGATGACCGGGCACGGGCGCTATCTCTTTCATGGTTTATGCTCATGGGACGGCTCGCGGTGTATTTCAGAAGGAGCAGAGAATAAAATCCTGCGGGAACATGGGTACGGGCATGATGTCATGGTAGCTCATGGCTTCCGCGGCATGGCCTCGACGTTACTTAACAGCTCGATGCTGTTCCGCCCAGATGTGATAGAGGTGCAGTTGTCGCACATTGACCACAACACGGTGCGGCTGACTTACAACGACGCCGATTACATGGAACAGCGGCGCGTCATGATGCAGTGGTACGCCGACTATCTCGACTCGCTTAGAGACGGGACGCCTATACCGCCGAAGCCATAG